A genomic window from Diospyros lotus cultivar Yz01 chromosome 2, ASM1463336v1, whole genome shotgun sequence includes:
- the LOC127795502 gene encoding nuclear transcription factor Y subunit B-1-like → MEIGGTGGFHVYRGPSRTSPDKDVGEMNMKLHPINSSDKSDSQKGSDNECTVREQDRFMPIANVIRIMRKVLPRHAKISDDAKETMQECVSEFISFITSEANERCQREQRKTITAEDVLWAMSKLGFDDYIEPLTLYLNRQRESEGDRGWIRPAQPAVKGVAPDVGTSSSMATFAPVFQLGHPHGLMGGFLMNAPNTASSQAAVATIDPSVHYFNK, encoded by the exons ATGGAAATTGGAGGGACTGGAGGCTTCCATGTCTACCGTGGACCCTCAAGAACATCCCCAG ATAAGGATGTGGGGGAGATGAATATGAAGCTGCATCCGATAAATAGCAGCGACAAAAGCGACAGTCAGAAGGGCAGCGACAACGAATGCACAGTGAGAGAGCAAGACCGTTTCATGCCAATTGCCAATGTGATAAGGATCATGCGCAAAGTGCTTCCTCGCCATGCCAAAATATCCGATGACGCCAAGGAAACTATGCAAGAGTGCGTGTCCGAGTTCATCAGCTTCATCACAAGCGAGGCAAATGAGCGGTGCCAGCGCGAGCAGCGAAAGACCATCACCGCCGAGGATGTGCTTTGGGCCATGAGCAAGCTGGGCTTTGACGACTACATCGAGCCCCTCACCCTGTATCTTAACCGCCAACGGGAGTCCGAGGGTGATCGCGGCTGGATAAGGCCGGCTCAGCCTGCCGTGAAGGGCGTGGCCCCCGACGTAGGAACGTCGAGTTCTATGGCAACTTTTGCGCCGGTGTTTCAACTGGGCCATCCCCATGGATTAATGGGGGGATTCCTGATGAATGCACCAAATACAGCTTCTTCCCAAGCTGCAGTGGCTACCATTGATCCATCTGTGCACTACTTTAACAAGTGA